Proteins encoded within one genomic window of Arachis ipaensis cultivar K30076 chromosome B08, Araip1.1, whole genome shotgun sequence:
- the LOC107610789 gene encoding PRA1 family protein H, producing MVFASNPLALSVPEPAFESWLRDSGYLEVLDHNTSATTTTSSSSSSSFFSLLTLNPLSKLAAEDFAGDTPSWSRAFVGFSGSYSFPSSSAQARLRVHENVKRYARNYAYLFILFFACALYQMPIALVGLISCLAIWDFFKYFNDRWQLDQYPITRQCLLRLAQCVTAVILIYSNVQVALFCALSVSYASMILHAAFRKLTPAKQLPPVGRGR from the exons ATGGTGTTCGCTTCCAATCCCTTAGCCCTAAGCGTTCCCGAACCCGCCTTCGAATCCTGGCTTCGGGACTCCGGCTACCTCGAAGTCCTCGACCACAACACCTCCGctaccaccaccacctcctcctcctcctcttcctccttc ttctctctcctcacGCTCAACCCCCTCTCCAAGCTCGCCGCCGAAGACTTCGCCGGCGACACTCCGTCGTGGTCACGCGCCTTCGTCGGCTTCTCCGGGTCCTACTCCTTCCCTTCTTCGTCCGCCCAGGCGCGATTGAGGGTTCACGAGAACGTTAAGCGCTATGCTCGTAACTATGCTTATTTGTTCATCCTCTTCTTCGCTTGCGCCTT GTATCAGATGCCAATTGCTCTTGTTGGGTTGATATCATGTTTGGCAATTTGGGATTTCTTCAAGTATTTCAATGACAGATGGCAATTGGATCAATATCCTATAACTCGGCAGTGTTTGCTTCGCCTAGCCCAATGCG TAACAGCAGTTATTCTAATTTATTCCAATGTCCAAGTGGCCCTCTTTTGTGCCTTAAGTGTCAGCTACGCAA GCATGATTCTGCATGCTGCATTTAGGAAGTTGACCCCCGCAAAGCAATTGCCGCCCGTCGGCAGGGGTAGGTGA